In candidate division WOR-3 bacterium, the genomic window CAATTAGTTTTTTCAAGCTTTATTTTTTCTTTAATATCTATTCCTTTTGTAATGTATTTGTTCAGAGTGTTAACTTGAGAGGGGAATGTGAGTAATGCTAAGGTTGCTATCCATATGTTGAGAGTTTTGGAAATGTTTTTATGGCGTTATAGTTTGTGGAGAGAGTAAATGGGTTATGTATTTTTTTCTCCAGTTTCAGAGAATCCGCCTCTTAGTGTTGTAAGAGACTTAATAAAGAAAGGAAATTATCTTGGAGATGTTAAAAAGGGAGATTTTGTAGGAATAAAACTTCATATAGGAGAGTTAGGAAATAAAGCTTATGTTAAACCTGAAATTATAAAGGTTATTGTAGAAGAAGTAAAAGCACAAGGGGGAAAGCCATTTTTATTTGATTGCAATACTTTATATAGAGGAAAAAGATGGAATGCTATTGACCATTTTGAAAATGCTTATTTAAATGGATTTACCTATGAGGCTGTAGGAGCTCCTTTCTTCGTAGGTGATGGATTACGGGGAAGAGATGAGACGAAGATTAAGATCAAGGATTATGATAATGAATTTGCCTATGTGGGTAGGATAATAGAAGATATGGATTATCTATTTGTGGTAACTCATTTTAAATTTCATGAGTTTTTTGGATATGGTGGAGCAATAAAGAATGTAGGAATGGGTATGGCTTCACGAAGAGGAAAATTGTTTCTTCATTCTGATGTGAGGCCAGATGTAACATCTGAAAAATGCATTGGTTGTGGAGCTTGCTTGGTTGTTTGCCCTAGTAATTCTATTTCCATCTCTACAGTTGCAACTATTAATAAAGACTTCTGTATTGGATGTGGAATGTGTGTTGTAACCTGTAGAGAAGGAGCAATAAAATTTGAATGGTTAAATACAAGAGAGTGTGTAATAAAGACTATATACTATGCAAAAGCTATAATTGATAAAGTTGGGAAATGTAGTTATTTAAACGTTTTAACAGATATTACTCCTCATTGTGACTGTTATGGATATACAAAAAGCCTTGTTGTGCAAGACATTGGATTTTTATTCTCTAAAGATATTGTTTCAATTGATGCGGCTTCTGTCGATCTTATTAATGAAGCTATAGCACTCCCTGGAATTAACTGGAAAAGAGAAGAATTTATTTCGAAAGATAAAGCGAAAGCTTTATTTGACATTCCTCTTTGTATGGATGATTTTTTTGAAATTGCCGAGAAGATTGGTCTTGGAGAACGTAAATATACACTTAAAAGAGATTAGAAAT contains:
- a CDS encoding DUF362 domain-containing protein, coding for MGYVFFSPVSENPPLSVVRDLIKKGNYLGDVKKGDFVGIKLHIGELGNKAYVKPEIIKVIVEEVKAQGGKPFLFDCNTLYRGKRWNAIDHFENAYLNGFTYEAVGAPFFVGDGLRGRDETKIKIKDYDNEFAYVGRIIEDMDYLFVVTHFKFHEFFGYGGAIKNVGMGMASRRGKLFLHSDVRPDVTSEKCIGCGACLVVCPSNSISISTVATINKDFCIGCGMCVVTCREGAIKFEWLNTRECVIKTIYYAKAIIDKVGKCSYLNVLTDITPHCDCYGYTKSLVVQDIGFLFSKDIVSIDAASVDLINEAIALPGINWKREEFISKDKAKALFDIPLCMDDFFEIAEKIGLGERKYTLKRD